One region of Cellvibrio zantedeschiae genomic DNA includes:
- a CDS encoding YggT family protein, translating to MQTLAQIAIYIISTLGTLYVSLVLLRFLAQLVRADYYNPLSKALVKYTNPLLIPLRKIIPGFFGIDWAALILALILEAILMQIVLLIASYGIVNPALLFIWSVVALLGLLVTFYYWGTIIMIIASWIAPHNHNPALRLLQQIIDPVMAPFRKILPPLGVLDLSPIIFFMVLHIIRSFVLPALAQATGMIPGLGFGF from the coding sequence ATGCAAACACTGGCTCAAATCGCCATCTACATTATCAGTACCCTTGGCACCCTTTATGTAAGCCTGGTGTTGTTGCGCTTTTTGGCACAATTGGTGCGCGCAGATTATTACAATCCGCTGAGTAAAGCCTTGGTGAAATACACCAACCCCTTGCTGATTCCGCTGCGCAAAATAATTCCCGGTTTTTTTGGAATAGATTGGGCTGCACTCATACTCGCCCTTATTCTTGAAGCTATTTTGATGCAAATCGTATTGCTCATTGCCAGCTATGGCATTGTAAACCCGGCGTTGTTATTCATCTGGTCGGTTGTTGCGCTTTTAGGTTTGTTGGTGACTTTTTATTACTGGGGCACGATCATAATGATCATTGCCAGCTGGATCGCTCCTCACAACCACAACCCTGCGTTGCGTTTATTGCAGCAAATTATTGATCCAGTAATGGCGCCCTTCCGCAAAATTTTGCCACCGCTCGGTGTGCTCGATTTATCTCCGATTATTTTTTTCATGGTGCTACATATTATTCGCAGTTTTGTGTTGCCCGCACTCGCACAAGCAACCGGGATGATTCCTGGTTTGGGGTTTGGATTTTAA
- a CDS encoding tetratricopeptide repeat protein produces the protein MKKKYCTNAIIILGLLVIPYVTAQTTTLTSSKQKDVTELVISGQQHAADWFRAESPHFIVYSDTKRDHVERLLDKLERLDHLLRTYTLSETAVDSSPKLTLYYLKDFHDIYQIDKEHPSEAIGLYKSCTQGVQAFGAHMFYAERPDSDLQKKPENEGLSYIFAAYARHFIYRYSDLRAPTWYIDGFAQYFANTRFSDSETIVGMAPETISEYLRFLSGHRHSLDYKDILLQNNTKGHNYAGKAGVRLEFEAKSWVLTHYILSSSENIQHFSNYLNLIAKGTEPTRAFEDAFGYKVSKLGTVLQRYNYKADALKTNFAAGPTGEITFSVMPLAANDLLLPNATLKACPDSKTIQAVFTKIQNTAKKFPTSDFAQLVLSRAQIDSGNPQNAMAFLTNKANEPKPDFDAVYLLGLAQLRVAEQAQGELRKSNLESAQRNLLKACTLNPKAPEALHAYFRAGVLAQENPSDDVLGSAILAWKQAREVNAYARTAALAHAYAGQKPEAIRVLTSMAQNSRDPQIAKWATTWQTRLNTEINRPELLQEMRLELAPNPQFSEWTVANTEVMDAITMAVGNESIANLIKEEQLNARKPTQTSVVNPNR, from the coding sequence ATGAAAAAAAAATATTGCACGAATGCCATAATAATTCTCGGGCTGTTAGTTATTCCTTATGTGACAGCACAGACTACGACGCTTACATCATCCAAACAAAAAGATGTCACCGAACTGGTCATTAGTGGCCAGCAACATGCAGCAGACTGGTTTCGCGCCGAGAGCCCGCACTTCATCGTTTACTCCGACACCAAGCGCGATCATGTAGAAAGATTGCTCGATAAGCTTGAACGCCTGGATCACCTGCTGCGCACCTACACTTTGAGCGAAACAGCGGTAGATTCCAGCCCTAAACTCACGCTTTATTATTTAAAAGATTTCCACGATATTTATCAAATTGATAAAGAACATCCATCGGAGGCCATAGGTTTATACAAAAGTTGCACGCAGGGTGTACAGGCATTTGGTGCGCACATGTTTTACGCCGAAAGACCTGATTCAGACTTGCAAAAGAAACCGGAAAACGAAGGACTTTCTTACATTTTCGCCGCTTACGCGCGACATTTTATTTATCGTTATAGCGACTTGCGTGCGCCCACCTGGTACATCGATGGCTTTGCACAATATTTTGCCAATACCCGTTTTTCTGATTCAGAAACTATTGTGGGTATGGCCCCTGAAACGATCAGCGAATACCTTCGCTTTTTAAGCGGCCACAGACACAGTCTTGACTACAAAGACATTCTCTTGCAAAACAATACCAAAGGGCATAACTATGCGGGCAAGGCGGGTGTGCGCCTGGAGTTTGAGGCAAAATCCTGGGTGCTGACTCACTATATTTTGTCATCGAGCGAGAACATCCAACATTTCAGTAATTACCTGAATTTAATTGCAAAAGGTACAGAGCCAACGCGCGCGTTTGAAGACGCTTTTGGTTATAAAGTTTCCAAACTCGGTACGGTTCTTCAGCGCTATAACTACAAAGCCGATGCACTCAAAACCAACTTTGCTGCCGGCCCTACTGGCGAAATAACGTTTAGCGTTATGCCCTTGGCAGCCAATGATTTGCTGTTACCGAATGCTACTTTAAAAGCCTGCCCCGATAGCAAAACAATTCAGGCAGTGTTTACTAAAATCCAAAACACGGCGAAAAAATTTCCCACCAGTGATTTCGCACAATTGGTCTTGAGCCGTGCACAAATCGACAGTGGAAATCCACAAAATGCTATGGCGTTCTTAACAAACAAAGCCAACGAACCTAAACCAGATTTTGATGCGGTTTATCTGTTAGGTTTAGCGCAATTGCGTGTGGCAGAACAGGCGCAAGGTGAGTTACGAAAAAGCAATCTTGAATCGGCGCAGCGCAATCTTTTAAAGGCATGCACACTCAATCCCAAAGCACCGGAAGCTTTGCACGCTTATTTCAGGGCTGGCGTTCTCGCACAGGAAAATCCATCCGACGACGTTTTAGGTTCTGCAATTTTGGCATGGAAGCAAGCACGTGAAGTGAACGCCTACGCACGTACAGCCGCACTTGCGCACGCCTATGCAGGGCAAAAACCAGAAGCGATTCGCGTACTGACCTCCATGGCGCAAAACTCGCGTGATCCGCAAATTGCAAAATGGGCTACGACTTGGCAAACACGGCTTAACACTGAGATTAATCGTCCAGAACTTTTACAGGAGATGCGCCTTGAACTCGCACCCAATCCACAATTTAGTGAATGGACAGTCGCCAACACTGAAGTGATGGATGCCATCACCATGGCAGTAGGTAACGAAAGTATCGCCAACCTGATTAAGGAAGAGCAGCTCAACGCTAGAAAACCTACCCAAACCAGTGTTGTTAATCCAAACAGATAA
- a CDS encoding sigma-70 family RNA polymerase sigma factor has translation MDPNQHALRLLSATAQGDRLAFEELYQHTAGKLYAISLQMLRRRDLAEDAVQEAFVRIWHNAGEYQQEKGNVLTWMSTIVRYRALDMLRAAKSRRESDEETEEGEDEQSPEKELYAERERALIDRCMDLLEDQHRNVIQLAYFRGLTHAEVCDHTGSPLGSVKTWIRRGLERLKRCIEV, from the coding sequence ATGGACCCCAATCAACACGCCCTGCGGCTGCTGAGTGCAACCGCACAAGGGGACCGGCTCGCTTTTGAAGAGCTGTACCAACACACCGCCGGAAAACTTTATGCCATTAGCTTGCAAATGCTGCGTCGCCGCGATTTGGCGGAAGACGCCGTGCAAGAAGCTTTTGTGCGGATTTGGCACAACGCGGGCGAGTATCAACAGGAAAAAGGCAATGTACTGACCTGGATGAGTACCATAGTTCGCTACCGCGCTCTGGATATGCTGCGCGCCGCAAAGAGCCGCCGCGAAAGTGACGAGGAAACCGAGGAGGGCGAAGACGAACAGAGTCCCGAAAAGGAGCTTTACGCCGAGCGCGAGCGCGCCTTGATTGATCGCTGCATGGATTTGTTGGAAGACCAGCACCGCAACGTCATCCAGCTCGCCTACTTTCGCGGCCTTACCCATGCGGAAGTTTGCGATCACACAGGCTCGCCATTGGGCTCGGTGAAAACCTGGATTCGCCGCGGACTCGAACGTTTAAAAAGGTGCATAGAAGTATGA
- a CDS encoding anti-sigma factor has product MNYLTEERKNALAAEYVLGTLHGRARIRFQALLMQHRGLRHVLWQWESRLNTLGASLPAVEPRPELWQKIQQQLGFNQTELPANVIRIPQAPISVTIKPNRTWQWLTGAATAAALVLTIFLVQTPSTPDRVATQIAVVQSEKAEALWSIELGKNELSIVATDNFKALPDQDYELWMVAADGRPPVSLGLLPKQGKLTLPRKAILDQVKIAALAVSQEPLGGSPNGQPTKVLYVAQIVTI; this is encoded by the coding sequence ATGAATTACCTTACCGAGGAACGAAAAAACGCACTCGCTGCAGAATATGTATTGGGCACCTTGCACGGGCGCGCACGCATACGTTTCCAAGCCCTGTTAATGCAACATCGAGGATTGCGCCATGTGCTTTGGCAATGGGAAAGCCGTTTGAATACCTTGGGCGCGAGCTTGCCCGCGGTTGAACCACGGCCCGAACTTTGGCAAAAAATCCAGCAGCAACTGGGCTTTAATCAAACTGAATTACCCGCAAATGTAATTCGTATTCCGCAAGCGCCGATTAGTGTAACTATCAAACCCAATCGTACCTGGCAATGGCTCACAGGTGCGGCAACCGCGGCAGCTTTAGTGTTGACGATTTTCCTCGTGCAAACGCCGTCCACACCCGATCGCGTAGCAACGCAAATTGCCGTGGTGCAAAGTGAAAAAGCCGAAGCACTCTGGTCGATTGAGTTGGGCAAAAATGAACTTTCCATTGTGGCCACCGACAATTTCAAAGCCTTGCCCGATCAGGATTACGAATTGTGGATGGTCGCTGCCGATGGTCGCCCGCCTGTTTCACTGGGCCTTTTACCTAAACAAGGCAAGTTGACCTTACCGCGCAAGGCAATTCTGGATCAGGTGAAAATTGCAGCGCTTGCAGTCAGTCAAGAACCTTTAGGTGGATCGCCTAATGGCCAGCCTACAAAAGTGCTTTACGTTGCGCAGATTGTGACGATTTAA
- a CDS encoding DUF4331 domain-containing protein, which translates to MKSTYLSTVIGALCAGLITTQVLASSHREAPNITRSPAVDSSDFYAFNSYEAGRGNYVTLVANYVPLQDAYGGPNYFAMDPTALYSIHVDNNGDAVEDLTFDFRFSQMLAGGEGVKLDVGTAGATKAVAVPLKNVGGVGAGNEANVNFSETYTLQLVSGNRRTGTRSDIKNTTTGSATFSKPLDFVGTKTFGSVANYKTYANTFIHEITIPGCATTGKVFVGQRKDPFVVNLGKTFDLVNYVPVEGDSAPGAGDGKGFPGGITQNANNDELRFKNVTEIALEIPKACLIGSGNGVIGTWTTASLPQARILNPNASFNKTEVNGGAWTQVSRLGNPLVNELVIGLKDKDKFSTSEPKDDAQFADYVTHPSLPELLNILFKDAVNTTLGANLKTLAPTNFPRNDLVTAFLTGFPGVNQLSKVTASEMLRLNTGIAATAADKQSAFGVAGNDLAGFPNGRRPGDDVVDIALRVVMGRLCYPIPVAGVDTDLGLCKPADASVGNVPFTDGAPVNASMTTTSFPYLADPLPGSK; encoded by the coding sequence ATGAAAAGCACATATCTCTCTACAGTTATAGGCGCGCTATGCGCCGGACTCATCACCACACAAGTACTGGCATCCAGCCACCGCGAAGCACCGAACATCACCCGCAGCCCAGCGGTGGATTCTTCAGATTTTTATGCATTTAACAGTTACGAAGCGGGTCGCGGCAATTATGTAACTCTCGTCGCCAACTATGTTCCACTGCAAGATGCTTATGGTGGCCCAAATTATTTTGCAATGGATCCCACTGCGCTGTACAGCATTCATGTAGACAACAATGGTGATGCCGTTGAAGATCTAACTTTCGATTTTCGTTTCAGCCAAATGTTGGCGGGTGGCGAGGGCGTGAAGTTAGACGTTGGCACCGCCGGTGCCACCAAAGCAGTAGCTGTGCCCTTAAAGAATGTGGGCGGTGTAGGCGCAGGTAACGAAGCCAATGTAAATTTTAGCGAGACTTATACTTTACAACTTGTGTCCGGTAATCGTCGCACAGGTACACGTTCCGATATTAAAAATACCACAACGGGTAGCGCAACCTTTTCTAAGCCTCTGGATTTTGTCGGCACCAAAACTTTTGGTTCTGTTGCCAACTACAAAACCTATGCAAACACTTTTATTCACGAAATTACTATTCCGGGTTGCGCCACTACGGGTAAAGTTTTTGTTGGTCAACGCAAAGATCCTTTTGTAGTTAACCTCGGCAAAACTTTTGACCTGGTAAATTATGTTCCGGTTGAAGGCGATAGCGCGCCCGGTGCTGGCGACGGCAAAGGTTTCCCCGGCGGTATTACCCAAAATGCAAACAACGACGAATTGCGTTTTAAAAACGTAACTGAAATTGCGTTGGAAATTCCCAAGGCGTGTTTGATTGGCAGCGGTAACGGCGTAATCGGTACCTGGACAACTGCAAGCTTGCCGCAAGCGCGCATCCTTAACCCAAATGCATCCTTTAACAAAACTGAAGTGAACGGCGGTGCATGGACTCAAGTTTCCCGCTTGGGAAATCCGCTGGTTAATGAATTGGTTATTGGCCTCAAAGACAAAGATAAATTTTCAACGTCTGAACCAAAAGACGACGCGCAATTTGCAGATTATGTAACTCATCCATCGCTACCAGAATTACTCAACATTCTGTTTAAAGATGCGGTGAACACCACGCTCGGTGCAAACCTGAAAACTCTCGCACCAACCAACTTTCCACGTAATGATTTGGTCACTGCGTTTCTCACTGGCTTCCCCGGCGTGAACCAACTTTCTAAAGTTACGGCATCGGAAATGTTGCGTTTGAACACAGGCATTGCAGCAACCGCTGCGGATAAACAATCTGCTTTTGGTGTTGCAGGAAATGACCTCGCCGGTTTCCCCAACGGCCGTCGCCCTGGCGATGACGTGGTAGACATTGCACTGCGTGTTGTGATGGGTCGCCTCTGCTATCCAATTCCAGTTGCCGGTGTTGATACAGATTTAGGCTTGTGTAAACCCGCTGATGCCAGCGTGGGCAATGTGCCATTTACCGACGGCGCACCTGTTAACGCGAGCATGACAACCACCAGCTTCCCTTACCTGGCTGATCCATTGCCAGGTTCTAAATAA
- a CDS encoding Ig-like domain-containing protein produces the protein MTPLKIFFTLILTTALLSSCGDDDKKPPKENMVPSATASNFTVQADTTYTGKLAGSDAESDKLTFLVGTAPTKGTLKLEADGNFIYLPNSEFLGSDKFTFTVSDQWHLSAPAAVMITVDLQQVSFNDYSRKAFNQKASDSPLPLNSRKVTQDVTAANAYDDLLNSK, from the coding sequence ATGACCCCATTAAAAATATTTTTTACTCTAATTCTCACCACCGCGCTGCTCAGCAGTTGCGGCGACGACGATAAAAAACCACCTAAAGAAAATATGGTGCCCTCTGCAACGGCGAGCAATTTTACCGTGCAGGCAGATACCACTTACACCGGCAAATTAGCGGGCTCAGATGCGGAATCGGACAAGCTCACTTTCCTCGTCGGCACGGCACCCACAAAAGGTACGCTCAAACTCGAAGCCGACGGCAATTTTATTTATTTGCCCAACTCCGAATTTTTGGGCAGTGACAAATTTACCTTCACGGTTTCTGATCAATGGCATTTGTCAGCACCCGCAGCAGTCATGATCACCGTCGATTTGCAGCAAGTGTCGTTTAACGATTACAGCCGCAAAGCCTTCAACCAAAAAGCTAGCGATAGTCCGCTGCCACTCAACAGTCGCAAAGTTACGCAAGATGTTACTGCTGCAAACGCTTACGACGATTTATTAAATTCTAAATAA
- a CDS encoding tetratricopeptide repeat protein → MNKLLTILLLCAPYCAVNAAPYTPQSNDEIIARWPATANDKFQSLKAASHLQPDNPQTVTALANAYLEQAAQPGQSRFYGLAQAALKPLIEKNIPDKNVWLAWAQVQQHQHNFFIAQNAIAKVLEQDPTNINANLLAARIYVIQDKSAAARNACLKILGTADLLTVTACSLEANSYLHPNDLKNTYQQLADMVKREGLPNDERANWIIQLLADLALRNQQPAVGEEWLEIRLTNASVNYLAQWADVKLALHNPQAVLVRLAPIVKSAMEMDDALLLRLALAEKELGLKPEWQTQLAERVSLREQRQDSLHASELAIYYLDLAPDAKKALFWAETNFANTREYNDKNLLARAKYLNQSKEM, encoded by the coding sequence ATGAATAAACTTTTAACAATCTTGTTATTGTGCGCGCCTTATTGTGCGGTAAATGCCGCACCCTACACACCACAATCAAATGATGAAATCATCGCACGTTGGCCCGCAACGGCGAATGATAAGTTTCAATCACTTAAAGCTGCATCACATTTGCAGCCAGACAATCCACAGACTGTAACAGCACTCGCCAATGCTTATTTGGAACAGGCTGCACAACCCGGTCAATCGCGTTTTTACGGTTTAGCGCAAGCTGCGTTAAAACCCTTAATAGAAAAAAATATTCCCGACAAAAATGTGTGGCTCGCCTGGGCGCAGGTGCAACAGCACCAACATAATTTTTTTATAGCACAAAACGCTATTGCAAAAGTTCTGGAACAAGACCCAACCAATATTAACGCTAATTTATTAGCGGCGCGTATTTATGTAATTCAAGATAAATCTGCAGCAGCGCGCAATGCCTGTTTAAAAATATTGGGCACTGCCGATTTATTAACGGTGACCGCCTGCAGCCTGGAAGCTAATTCTTACTTACACCCTAATGATTTAAAAAATACCTACCAACAACTGGCCGATATGGTTAAACGCGAAGGTCTGCCCAATGATGAGCGCGCAAACTGGATCATCCAGTTACTCGCTGATTTAGCACTACGCAATCAGCAACCCGCTGTTGGTGAAGAATGGTTAGAAATTCGCTTGACCAATGCCAGCGTAAATTATTTAGCACAATGGGCAGATGTAAAATTAGCACTACATAATCCACAGGCGGTTCTGGTACGTCTTGCGCCCATTGTTAAATCTGCAATGGAAATGGACGACGCCCTTTTACTGCGCCTCGCCCTTGCCGAGAAAGAACTCGGGCTAAAACCAGAATGGCAAACACAATTAGCTGAGCGCGTCAGTCTGCGTGAGCAACGCCAGGACAGCCTCCATGCAAGCGAACTTGCGATTTATTATTTGGATCTTGCACCCGACGCAAAAAAAGCGCTTTTCTGGGCTGAAACCAATTTTGCCAACACCCGCGAATATAACGATAAAAACTTATTGGCACGCGCCAAATATCTCAACCAGTCAAAGGAAATGTAA
- a CDS encoding HupE/UreJ family protein, which translates to MKNFISLLISLLLLCITNTSQAHQLSTAYLNGSVDSTGVFKGDWQVRLYDLEQAIGVDIDGDGQLRWQELQSRAQIVTQYLQHHLQISRNNKNCTLAIAENWQVDSHFNEGYLVLPLRAQCPINGVVRINYSAFFDVDSQHKLLLSMSNEKNSSPRILSDTNRSLNLHEGAGSRFATFKEFVTQGVVHIWIGFDHILFLLSLLVSCVLIRKHHYSHDNPNIKEVVVQATWIVTAFTLAHSITLTATALNWIHLPSRWVEVGIAITVALAALNNIFPMVKRLGWLTFGFGLLHGMGFAGALGELGLPADQQALTVLAFNLGVEIGQMFIVILVLPLLILLRKHFLYARYSMTGLSAIIVLLAVQWTLQRI; encoded by the coding sequence ATGAAAAATTTTATTTCCTTATTAATAAGTTTGTTGCTTCTATGTATTACCAACACTAGCCAGGCACACCAACTCAGCACCGCTTATTTAAATGGCAGCGTTGATAGTACCGGTGTATTCAAAGGTGACTGGCAAGTTCGCCTCTATGATCTGGAGCAAGCTATTGGTGTTGATATAGATGGCGATGGTCAGTTACGTTGGCAAGAATTGCAGAGTCGCGCTCAAATCGTCACACAATATTTGCAGCACCACTTGCAAATCTCTCGCAACAATAAAAATTGCACTTTAGCGATTGCTGAAAACTGGCAAGTGGATTCTCATTTCAATGAAGGCTATCTAGTACTACCTCTACGCGCACAATGCCCAATTAATGGTGTTGTAAGAATTAACTACTCTGCTTTTTTTGACGTGGATAGCCAACACAAATTATTACTGAGCATGAGCAATGAAAAAAACTCCAGTCCACGAATTTTATCTGATACCAACCGCAGTCTTAATTTACACGAAGGTGCAGGCAGTCGCTTTGCCACTTTTAAAGAATTTGTTACTCAAGGTGTAGTACATATATGGATCGGGTTTGATCATATTCTATTTTTGCTCTCGCTATTAGTAAGCTGCGTACTCATTCGCAAACATCATTACTCACATGACAACCCAAACATCAAAGAGGTTGTAGTTCAAGCAACATGGATTGTCACGGCTTTTACGCTCGCGCATTCCATAACACTCACCGCCACCGCCTTAAATTGGATTCATTTACCCAGCCGCTGGGTTGAAGTGGGTATTGCCATTACGGTGGCGCTTGCAGCGCTCAATAATATTTTTCCCATGGTTAAACGCCTGGGTTGGTTAACCTTTGGTTTTGGTTTACTGCATGGAATGGGTTTCGCTGGCGCACTTGGCGAACTGGGTTTACCTGCAGATCAACAAGCACTCACTGTGCTGGCATTTAATCTAGGCGTGGAGATCGGCCAAATGTTTATCGTGATTCTGGTTTTACCGCTTTTAATTTTATTGCGTAAACACTTCTTGTACGCGCGTTACTCCATGACAGGTTTGTCGGCCATTATTGTGTTGCTGGCGGTGCAATGGACACTTCAACGTATTTAA
- a CDS encoding TonB-dependent receptor, producing the protein MKNFSRKYLFLAMLVTTSALNAKASEQLANNLMLSDLDLDTVIIQGYRVNLLGETLSASEGVIGSEEIANRPVLRTGEILEFIPGMVVTQHSGSGKANQYFLRGFNLDHGTDFNTSIDGMPVNMRTHGHGQGYTDLNFIIPEFIQSINYHKGPYYAEVGDFSGAGSAQFNLKNKSGESIVSLTAGENNFSRLVAGGDISVTRGQLLVGFEHQTYDGPWSSISEDVAKNNLLARYSEDVLQGNFSFTLMAYKNRWNSADQIPERAVREHIIDTLGSLDTNVGGESSRYSLSSSWSNEHWSANAYAIHSSLDLFSNFTYFLDDPINGDKFEQVDERNIFGGEIVRADTRIINDKEINYKIGSDLRYDNISKVALYHTRERERLSTTREDAVKEASLGVFVQSKISVSKNLHLHLGARYDFYSADVDSNITENSGDATQGKFSFKLGASYKVSDNIETYANFGQGLHSNDARGATITQDPVSGEASEAVDLIVPSTGAEIGIKLFDAERFNISTSLWYLRSDSELVFVGDAGNTEASRASERYGNEIAAYYWLDNRWNFDLELAWTRANFTENQTREGKYVEGSVPFVTSAGISYGALTGWHGSLRYRYFGARHLDSFDTRSAQATSTTNLGIGYRWQSFSVELDALNLFDSKDHDIDYFYSSRLIGESEEGVEDLHYHPLEPRSLRIKAEYKF; encoded by the coding sequence ATGAAAAACTTCTCTAGAAAATATTTATTCCTTGCTATGCTGGTAACCACATCTGCTTTAAACGCTAAAGCCAGTGAACAATTAGCAAATAATTTAATGCTAAGCGATCTGGATTTGGACACCGTCATTATCCAAGGCTATCGCGTAAATTTATTAGGCGAAACTTTATCTGCGTCTGAAGGTGTTATTGGCAGTGAAGAAATCGCCAACCGCCCAGTATTGCGCACGGGTGAAATTTTAGAATTTATTCCCGGCATGGTTGTTACCCAACACAGTGGCTCCGGCAAGGCCAACCAATATTTTTTACGCGGTTTTAATTTAGACCACGGCACTGATTTCAATACCAGTATTGATGGCATGCCAGTAAATATGCGCACCCATGGTCACGGGCAGGGTTACACAGATCTTAACTTTATTATCCCGGAATTTATCCAAAGTATTAATTATCATAAAGGTCCCTACTACGCTGAGGTTGGCGATTTTTCTGGTGCAGGCTCTGCACAATTCAATTTAAAAAATAAATCTGGTGAAAGCATTGTTTCATTAACGGCAGGTGAAAATAATTTCTCTCGCTTGGTTGCCGGTGGCGATATAAGTGTAACGCGTGGTCAATTGCTAGTTGGATTTGAACACCAAACTTACGATGGCCCCTGGTCAAGTATTAGCGAAGATGTCGCTAAAAATAATCTGCTGGCAAGGTATTCTGAAGATGTTCTCCAAGGAAATTTTTCATTCACATTAATGGCTTACAAAAATCGCTGGAATTCTGCAGACCAGATTCCCGAGCGTGCAGTACGTGAGCATATTATTGATACATTAGGTTCATTAGATACCAATGTAGGTGGAGAATCTAGTCGGTACAGCTTATCCAGTTCTTGGTCAAACGAGCACTGGTCAGCCAATGCATACGCGATTCACTCCTCGCTCGATTTATTTTCCAACTTCACATATTTTCTGGACGACCCTATTAATGGCGATAAATTTGAGCAGGTTGATGAACGCAATATTTTTGGCGGAGAAATTGTTCGAGCAGATACAAGGATTATCAATGACAAGGAAATCAATTATAAAATCGGTAGCGATTTACGCTACGACAACATCTCCAAAGTCGCGCTCTACCATACGCGCGAACGTGAACGCTTAAGCACAACGCGGGAAGATGCCGTTAAAGAAGCGTCTCTCGGAGTATTTGTGCAATCAAAAATTTCCGTAAGCAAAAATTTACATCTTCATCTAGGTGCACGTTACGATTTTTATTCAGCAGATGTGGACAGCAATATTACCGAAAACTCAGGCGATGCCACCCAGGGAAAATTCAGCTTCAAATTAGGTGCAAGCTATAAAGTCAGCGACAACATAGAAACTTACGCCAACTTTGGCCAAGGTCTTCACTCCAATGACGCACGCGGTGCAACTATCACGCAAGATCCTGTTAGCGGTGAGGCGAGTGAAGCGGTAGATTTAATTGTGCCGTCAACCGGTGCAGAAATAGGTATTAAATTATTTGATGCGGAACGCTTTAATATTTCTACGTCACTGTGGTACTTGCGCTCGGATTCAGAACTGGTATTTGTAGGTGATGCCGGTAACACCGAAGCGAGTCGAGCATCTGAACGCTACGGCAATGAAATCGCTGCTTATTATTGGTTAGATAACCGCTGGAACTTTGATTTGGAATTGGCGTGGACGCGCGCTAACTTTACCGAGAACCAAACGCGTGAAGGAAAATATGTTGAGGGCTCTGTGCCTTTTGTGACGAGCGCGGGTATTAGCTACGGCGCTCTCACAGGTTGGCATGGTTCATTGCGTTACCGATATTTTGGCGCGCGCCATCTGGATAGTTTTGATACTCGTAGTGCGCAAGCAACCAGCACCACCAATCTCGGTATTGGCTATAGATGGCAATCATTTAGTGTGGAGTTGGATGCATTAAATCTATTCGATAGCAAAGATCACGACATAGATTATTTTTACAGCTCTCGCCTGATAGGAGAGTCAGAAGAAGGTGTGGAGGATTTACATTATCACCCACTAGAACCGCGCAGCTTACGAATAAAAGCAGAATATAAATTTTAG